Below is a genomic region from Acidobacteriota bacterium.
AACCGGTTGACGGGACACAGTTCGCGGTCGCCTGGCAGTTATCCGCGATGGTCGGCGATGGGTAATTGACCACGGCGGAAGAACCGTTTGGAGCGACGACGGTAACGCCGGGCGAACACGCAATGGTTGGCGGCTGGGTGTCCAAAACCGTCAGCAACATCGTGAAACGCGACGGCGCATCGGTATCGCAAATCACGGTGTAATTGCCGACAGGAAACGGTGGGCGATGCGATGAAACACAATGCGTCAGGATGCAGGGGCTTGGCGAACGAGGCGGATTGAATCCTGTCTGGCACAATCCCGGATCGGCTTCGGAAACCAACAATCCCAGTGAAATGGTTGTGCTGATCGTTCCGCGATTAACCCCACCATCGGAAATCTGCAGCGTCAAGGTGATCTGCGTTCCAAGCTGCTGATTCGCCGAAGTAAACGTGAAGCCGCGCGAAGTTGACGGCCCACTCGCCGACAAACGCCCGTAATCTTGTTGCCCGCTCGGCGAAATGACGCCGCCACTGGCTTGGAGCGTGACCAGAACCTGCTGGCTGGTGTTGGCTGTTCCTGTATTTTGCAGCGCAATGTTCAGCGTCACCGTTTCATTCGGATCAACCAACCCGTCCGGCATGCGGCAATCCTCGGCTGCCAGCGTCCAACCGGCAATGACGATTTTGGGCTGATTGGTTTGTGTGCTGGCCCTGCCTCTCTGAATCAACGCCAAGCTCGCGGGCAAAAACAACAAGACAATTAGCAAGATCAACTTTACCGGCGAACTTCGCGGCATAGATTGCAAGTTCCAGTTCGGGGAATGTGTTCAATCGGTGGGGATTTTGAACGGAGCATTTACCTTGTCGGCGAATGAGTAATGGCGAATAGATAATGGTTAATCGCTGCTGGCGGAATTGCGTTGAAGCGCAACCCCGCCAGCAGGTCACGGGGGCTATAAAGTGATGCCTTCTTCGCTGCGCCCCAACACGCGAGCGACGATTTTGGCGAGTTCCACCGGCTCAACCGGCTTTGCCAAATGCCGCTGGAATCCGGCGGCCAGCGATTTTTCCTTGTCCGCAGGGCTGGCAAAAGCGGTCAGCGCAACGGCGGGAAGCTCTCCGCCTTCGTCGGCAGGCAAAGCGCGAAGCTTGCCGATCATCACGTACCCGTCTTCTTCAGGCATTCCGATGTCGGAAACCAGCAAATCCGGTTTCCAAGTGGAAAGAACTTCCATCGCTTCCTGCACGGAACCGGCAGTGCGGACTTCTGTGCCGTACCGGTTCAGCATCACGCTCAACACTTCACGCGTGTCGCGTTCGTCATCTACAACCAAGACCTTGATGCCGCGCAAATTGCCGGAGCGGGTTTGCGATTCGGGCAGGCTTTCCGGCCACAATTCGCCTTCATTCTGTTCGACCTTCTGCACAGCCAGCGGCAAGGTAATCATGAAATCAGAACCTTGGCCTTCGCCTCGACTGTATGCGTAAATCGCGCCGCTGTGCAATTCGACGATATGTTTGACGATGGCTAGCCCCAAGCCCAAACCGCCTTGCTGGCGTTTGGTCGAACTATCGGCCTGACGGAATCGGTCAAAGATGTGCGGCAGGAATTCGGGATCAATTCCCTGCCCGGTGTCGCTGACAATCAGCAGGGCTTTGTTTTCCAACCTCTCCAACCGGACTTCGATCAATCCGCCCGCCGGAGTAAATTTGATGGCGTTTGACAACAGATTCCAAACGACCTGTTTCAACCGTTCCGGGTCGCCGTTGAAGGGGCCAACCCACGGTTCCATCACGATTTGCATGCGCAGGTTCTTGGCTTCGACCGAAGGACGAACCGCGTCCACGGCAGCGTCAACAACGCTCATCAACTCAACGGGTTTGGTCTCCAGACTGAGCTTGCCTGTCGCAATGCGCGAAGCGTCGAGCAAGTCGCCAACCAAGTGAGCCTGGGATTTGGCGTTGCGCTCGATGGTCGTCAACGCGCGTTCGGCGGAAGTGCGGTCGAGCGTGCCCGAGCGCAGCATCTGCGCCCATCCCAAAATCGCGGTCAGCGGCGCGCGCAATTCGTGGGAAATCATCGCCAAAAAGTCGTCTTTCAATCGGCTGGCGGTTTCGGCGGCCAGACGGGCTTCCTGTTCGCGTTCGAGTAGAACCTTGCGCTCGTCTTCGATTCGTTTGCGTTCGACGCCGTGCACGATGGTGTCGGCGACGGATGCCAGCGCATTCAGCGTGTCCGCCTCCAGTTTCTGTTTGGAATACATCGCCATCACACCAACTACGCGGTCGCCAACCATCAGCGGATACCCGGCGAAGGCGACCATTCCTTCGCGCTCCGCCCATTCCTTGTCGCCGACGCGCGGATCATTCAGCAGGTCGTTGGTCAGGTGCGGCGCTTTTTCTTCGGCAATGCGACCGACTTTGTGCTGGCCAACAGGCACGCGCGAATACTCGTCGTTGAGTTCCGTGTTCAACCCCGCGCTGGCTTGCAGTTCCAGGGTTTCTTCAGCTTTATCCAGTAACCAGATGCGCGCGTATGCTGCGTCCAAATTTTCGACTATCGCATCCGAACACTGCTGCAACATTTGCTGCAAGCTGTTGTTTTCATCTGTCAAGGCGGCGCTGACTTCGGCGCGCAACGCGGCCTGACGATTCAATCGAGCCTGGATCAATTCTGCCTGTTTGCGTTCGGTGATGTCGCGCGCAATGCCCTGCATGCCGACGGGCATTCCGTTTTCCACCAAAACGCGCGTGTGAATTTCCAGCGCCAGCCGACTACTGTCTTTGCAGACGATTTCCAGTTCCAGCGGCGCCTTGAACTCTTCGCCCTGCACCTGGCGCATGACGCGATCCATCACCATCGGCAGATGTTCCGGCGCGACGATCTGAGCGATGTTCATTTGCATCGCTTCTTCGTGACTGAAGCCGGTTATGCGTTCGGACATCGGGTTGACCGACAGGAAATTACCTTGCAGGTCGTGGGTGTAAATCAGATCGTTGGCGTTATCGAAAAGCGAATGGTAACGGGCTTCGGCGGCAAGATGCGCAGATTCGGCGCGTTGACGTTCGGTGATGTCGCGAGCGATTCCCTGCACGCCAATCGGGTGGCCATTTTCCATTAACAATCGGGTGCTGACTTCGACCGGAATGACGCTGCCGTCTTTGCGGTAGATTTCCAACGAGAACGGCGGCAGAGGATCAAGCCCGCCAAGGTGATCCATAATTCGCTGCTGCGCTTCCGGCAAGTATTTGGGAAGGACGATCTGCCCGATATTCATGTGCAGTGCTTCATCCAACATGTAACCAGTCAGCCGTTCCGCTGTCTTGTTCAATGCTTTGAAGTTCCCTTCCAGGTCATGGATGTACACGATGTCGTTGGCGTTATCGAACAAATCCTGATACCGGGCTTCGGCGGCGTGGCGAGCGGCTTCGGCGCGTTTGCGTTCGGTGATGTCGCGGATCAGGCTCATCACCAACAATCCGTCTTCAGTTTCAATCTGGCGGCGTGTGATTTCCGCTGGGAATTCACGACCATCGCGATCAAGCAGATAAAACTCCACCTGCTCGGCTCCGCCCGCAAGATTGCCTGTCAACAACGCTTCATCCAGATCAAGCAGTGCGTCATCCTTGTAGGTGGGCGGTTCGGGGACCTGACCGCGCAATCGTTCCGGAACCAGCACCTCGACGCTTTTGCCCAGCAGTTCATCGCGTTTGTAACCAAAGAGTCGTTCGGTTTGCGAATTGACCAGCACGATTTCGCCGTCCTGGTTGGCCAGCACGATGGCGTCCGGAGCAAATTCGAGCAATTCCTGAAACCGCGTTCGCGCAGCGACCAGGCTGTTGATCAGGCTGCGCTGTTCGCGCATATCGCGCGCAACGGCCAGCACACCAGTGATCTTGTTTTGTTTGTCATGCATCAGGCTGAGCGAAAAGCTGACGGGAATATTGCT
It encodes:
- a CDS encoding PAS domain S-box protein translates to MRLPSWKFRNDEQEREDNARRLHEAAWPDMFANLQSAYAELTNAQFELERRTAEISETRDLFQQVISSMSEALFLTDRSGRVIRANPAAAALLECAETSILGRPLTAVCGSDDIPATPWKLMEIAPTGRITNLDADLHTLGGSNIPVSFSLSLMHDKQNKITGVLAVARDMREQRSLINSLVAARTRFQELLEFAPDAIVLANQDGEIVLVNSQTERLFGYKRDELLGKSVEVLVPERLRGQVPEPPTYKDDALLDLDEALLTGNLAGGAEQVEFYLLDRDGREFPAEITRRQIETEDGLLVMSLIRDITERKRAEAARHAAEARYQDLFDNANDIVYIHDLEGNFKALNKTAERLTGYMLDEALHMNIGQIVLPKYLPEAQQRIMDHLGGLDPLPPFSLEIYRKDGSVIPVEVSTRLLMENGHPIGVQGIARDITERQRAESAHLAAEARYHSLFDNANDLIYTHDLQGNFLSVNPMSERITGFSHEEAMQMNIAQIVAPEHLPMVMDRVMRQVQGEEFKAPLELEIVCKDSSRLALEIHTRVLVENGMPVGMQGIARDITERKQAELIQARLNRQAALRAEVSAALTDENNSLQQMLQQCSDAIVENLDAAYARIWLLDKAEETLELQASAGLNTELNDEYSRVPVGQHKVGRIAEEKAPHLTNDLLNDPRVGDKEWAEREGMVAFAGYPLMVGDRVVGVMAMYSKQKLEADTLNALASVADTIVHGVERKRIEDERKVLLEREQEARLAAETASRLKDDFLAMISHELRAPLTAILGWAQMLRSGTLDRTSAERALTTIERNAKSQAHLVGDLLDASRIATGKLSLETKPVELMSVVDAAVDAVRPSVEAKNLRMQIVMEPWVGPFNGDPERLKQVVWNLLSNAIKFTPAGGLIEVRLERLENKALLIVSDTGQGIDPEFLPHIFDRFRQADSSTKRQQGGLGLGLAIVKHIVELHSGAIYAYSRGEGQGSDFMITLPLAVQKVEQNEGELWPESLPESQTRSGNLRGIKVLVVDDERDTREVLSVMLNRYGTEVRTAGSVQEAMEVLSTWKPDLLVSDIGMPEEDGYVMIGKLRALPADEGGELPAVALTAFASPADKEKSLAAGFQRHLAKPVEPVELAKIVARVLGRSEEGITL